From the genome of Deinococcus aerolatus:
GTCTCAATCACGCCGGGGCTGACCACATTGACGCTGACGCCGCTGCCAGCCAGTACAGAGGCCAGCGAGCGCGACAGTTGCAGCACGCCGGTCTTGGCAATCACGTACGGCACGATGCCGGGCCGGGCGGTCAGGTTGTGCGCGCCCGCGTAGCCCAGGTTGACGATGCGCCCGAAGCCCGCCGAGCGCATCAGCGGCGCGGCCTCCTGACAGGTGGCGAAGGTGGAGGTCAGGTTGCTGCCCAGCATCTCGGCCCACTCGGCGTCGGTGGTCTCCAGCAGCGGCCTGTTGACGTAGTTGCCCACGTTGTTGACCAGCACGGCCAGCGGTGACCCGGCAAAGGCGGCATGCGCCCGGCGCACCAGCTCACGGGCCTGCGCGGGGTCAGTGAGGTCCGCCTGCAGGGTCACCGCCCGCACGCCCAGTTCCTCGCAGAGCCGCGCGGTGTCCTCCGCCTGCGCCGCGCTGCCCCGGTAATGCACCGCGACGTTGTGGCCCTCTTCGGCCAGCGCCAGCGCCAGCGCCCGCCCGATGCCCTGGGCCGCGCCGGTGACCAGGGCCGTTCCCCTCACCTCACGGCTCCCTGCGCTGCGCCAGGGCCACCAGCGTCTGCGTGTAGGTGTTCAGCGGGTAGGCAGCCGCCTCTGCCAGCGTCACCCAGGCCCAGTCCTCAATCTCCTCATTGGGCGAGAGCCGGGTGTCGTCGGTCCGGGCAAAGTAATCAAACAGCAGCATGTGGCTGGGCTTGTGGAACTCCGGCGAGAGAACCGCCTCCTGCGTCTGGGCATGGCAGATGTCGCGCAGCCTCAGCCCGGTCTCCTCACGGAACTCGCGGGCCACAGCGTCCACCAGGGTCTCGCCCCAGTCCACCTTGCCGCCCGGCACGCCCCACAACCCGCCCCACTTGGTCGT
Proteins encoded in this window:
- a CDS encoding NUDIX domain-containing protein, whose protein sequence is MDRPLVCVGALVWNAEGRVLLARTTKWGGLWGVPGGKVDWGETLVDAVAREFREETGLRLRDICHAQTQEAVLSPEFHKPSHMLLFDYFARTDDTRLSPNEEIEDWAWVTLAEAAAYPLNTYTQTLVALAQRREP
- the tmpR gene encoding bifunctional dihydropteridine reductase/dihydrofolate reductase TmpR — encoded protein: MRGTALVTGAAQGIGRALALALAEEGHNVAVHYRGSAAQAEDTARLCEELGVRAVTLQADLTDPAQARELVRRAHAAFAGSPLAVLVNNVGNYVNRPLLETTDAEWAEMLGSNLTSTFATCQEAAPLMRSAGFGRIVNLGYAGAHNLTARPGIVPYVIAKTGVLQLSRSLASVLAGSGVSVNVVSPGVIETSVSQPLREIPAGRAGTVAELVDAALYFVRASDYVTGQELEVAGGWNL